From Acidianus brierleyi:
TTGTAAACAATACTGGAGTATTAGGATTTAACGTTCCTATTTCTTTGAATCCATGAAGTTGGTAAGGTTGTATTGTAATACCTTGAGGATTAGATATTCCCAAACCAGTTATTCCTATTATACTTATTAAAAATACAGTTACTAATAATAGAGGTTTTAATGACATATAATTTAATGTTTTTAAATGATTTTAAATCTTCATGATATCATTATATAAAATTAAAACGTATTAACATAGTAAGTATGGATAATCTACTTTATTTTAAATAAGTATATATTCTTGTGATCAATAATAATGGATATCATTTTTTGCATATAAGATAAAAATTATTTAATCACTCGGAATATTTAGATAATATAAAATTGTACTTTCTAGAAGTTTAAGGGCAGACATTATTGTAAAGCTCATGATAAATTATGCATTATAAACTGACAGCAATAAGAATCTTGGTCTTTAGATTCTAAGAAAATATAGCCGGTTTATGATAAATTTCAGATTTTATGACAAAAATTTAAGATAGATATTAGAAATATTCATACTAATACAATATACTATATAATTTAGTTAAAAATTAAGTAATAATAACTAACAAATAAATATATTAATCGAATTCTTTCGCTCTGCTTATATAATGCTTTATAGTTAGATTTTATTTCTTTATATAAAAAATGTTCATATTTTTAATATTTTTGGAAATTTAAACGCTAGGAAAATTCTAATGCAAGTAAAGTTAATGCTGTAGTACCTAATTTAAGAACGCTCTCATCTACCATAAACTTTGAACTGTGATTCGGATAGATGTATCCTTTTTCTTCATTTCTAGTTCCTAGGAAAAAATATGTTCCTGGCGCTTTTTGTAGAAATCTTGAGAAATCTTCTGCTCCTAATATAGGCTCAGTTTCTATAGTTTTGGTTCCTTCAATTTTTTCTAATATTCGTATAACCTTTTCAGTGATATTAGGGTCATTTACTGTTATAGGATATACGTCTTCCATGAATTTTACTTCACAGTTAGCATTAAACGCAGAACAAATAGATTGAACTATTTTTTTAGTATATTCTATCGCTTTTCCTCTAGTACTTTCATCTAAACTTCTTATTGTTCCTTCCATTATTGCATCGTCTGGTATAATGTTATCTTTAGTTCCAGAATGAACGCTAGTTACTGAAAGAACGAATGGTTGTCGGGGATCTATAATTCTACTTCTAATTCCTTGTAATGCAAGGATTATTTGAGCTGAAATAAATACAGGATCTATAGTTTCATGCGGTGCAGATCCATGTCCACCTTTTCCATGAATAATAATTTTAAAGGAATCCGGTGTAGCCATTATAGGGCCTTTCCTCAATGCAAATGTCCCTACAGGATAGGCAGATGAGATATGAAGTCCAAATACGTAATCTACATCGTCCATTACTCCTGCATCTATCATTGGTTTGGCCCCTCCTAGACCTCCATCCTCCTCAGCTGGTTGAAATAACAATTTTATTCTTCCTTTTGTTAAATATTTTTTTATTAGAATAGACGCTCCTAGAAGCATAGCCACGTGACTATCGTGACCGCAAGCATGCATTATTCCCTTATTTTTGGATTTGAAAGGTAAGTCCGTTGCCTCTTCTACAGGAAGAGCATCCATATCTGCTCTTAACGCTACTGTATTTCCTGGTTTGCCTGAATCTATTATACCTACTACTGCAGTTGGCAATCCTACACCTTTAATTACTTGAATTCCTAGATTTTTTAAGAAACTTTCCACTAAAGCAGATGTATTAAATTCCTTATAGGAAAGCTCTGGATTTTCGT
This genomic window contains:
- the cpsA gene encoding carboxypeptidase CpsA, with protein sequence MNYTSILNEAKQIEPKIIEIRRKIHENPELSYKEFNTSALVESFLKNLGIQVIKGVGLPTAVVGIIDSGKPGNTVALRADMDALPVEEATDLPFKSKNKGIMHACGHDSHVAMLLGASILIKKYLTKGRIKLLFQPAEEDGGLGGAKPMIDAGVMDDVDYVFGLHISSAYPVGTFALRKGPIMATPDSFKIIIHGKGGHGSAPHETIDPVFISAQIILALQGIRSRIIDPRQPFVLSVTSVHSGTKDNIIPDDAIMEGTIRSLDESTRGKAIEYTKKIVQSICSAFNANCEVKFMEDVYPITVNDPNITEKVIRILEKIEGTKTIETEPILGAEDFSRFLQKAPGTYFFLGTRNEEKGYIYPNHSSKFMVDESVLKLGTTALTLLALEFS